One stretch of Flavobacterium sp. 9 DNA includes these proteins:
- a CDS encoding enoyl-CoA hydratase/isomerase family protein translates to MNYENLLISIEEKIATVTINRPTKLNALNKATISDLSKAVKLLSKNDDVRVIIITGSGEKAFVAGADISEFANYTIVEGAQLAAEGQESLFDFIENLKKPVIAAVNGFALGGGLELAMACHFRVASDNAKMGLPEVTLGLIPGYGGTQRLPQLVGKGRAMEMIMTAAMISAEEAKQFGLVNHVVPQAELLEFANGIAQKIIKNAPFAIGKAIKAINANYTDGKNGFDTEIKSFGKCFGTQDFKEGTTAFLEKRKAEFTGK, encoded by the coding sequence ATGAACTACGAAAATCTTTTAATCTCGATTGAAGAAAAAATTGCAACCGTAACAATTAATCGTCCTACAAAACTAAATGCTTTAAACAAAGCTACGATTAGCGACTTGAGTAAAGCAGTTAAATTATTAAGCAAAAATGATGATGTTCGTGTAATTATAATTACCGGAAGTGGCGAGAAAGCATTTGTGGCTGGAGCCGATATTTCAGAATTTGCCAATTATACAATTGTCGAAGGTGCACAATTAGCAGCAGAAGGACAAGAGTCACTTTTTGATTTTATAGAAAATTTAAAGAAACCTGTAATTGCTGCCGTAAATGGTTTTGCACTTGGCGGAGGATTAGAGTTGGCGATGGCTTGTCATTTTAGAGTAGCATCAGATAATGCCAAAATGGGATTGCCGGAAGTAACTTTAGGATTGATTCCGGGTTATGGAGGAACGCAGCGTTTGCCACAATTAGTAGGCAAAGGCCGTGCAATGGAAATGATTATGACAGCAGCGATGATTTCTGCCGAAGAAGCAAAACAATTTGGTCTTGTAAATCATGTTGTTCCTCAAGCGGAGCTTCTTGAATTTGCAAACGGAATTGCGCAAAAAATCATCAAAAATGCTCCTTTTGCTATTGGTAAAGCTATAAAAGCAATTAATGCTAATTATACAGACGGCAAAAACGGTTTTGATACCGAGATAAAATCATTCGGAAAATGCTTCGGAACACAAGATTTTAAAGAAGGGACAACAGCATTTCTAGAAAAACGTAAAGCTGAATTTACAGGAAAATAA
- a CDS encoding ATP-binding protein, protein MIVLIVVASFLLASISIIQFKNEAKEYHQERLERKENAVKEHINYVLSTTTYPLKTANLDLIFKDKIHELAQIHKIEINIYSLDGKLLKSSKESFAVDKVAPPVPDYILKLVRSSIEKRFVDIKTIDGVKNRSSYSLIKDEKFKPLGILNLPYLEDDGYYDNELNTFLIRLSQVYSFMLVVAFALAYFLSTYITKSLKTISDRLEETNLDQKNEKIVLEANSKEVNFLIKAYNGMVDKLETSAIKLAQSEREEAWREMAKQVAHEIKNPLTPMRLTVQSFQRKFDPTAPDVKQKLNDYSETLIQQIDTMTAVASAFSNFASMPAQQNETLNVVEVVELALDIFNEDYIVFESEEEEIISKMDRTQLIRVITNLVKNATQAIPESQFHKSILVTVKRRNNNVEIAVKDNGIGIQKQDISRIFEPKFTTKTSGMGLGLGIIKNIIENYKGTITFESTYGKGTTFRVSLPITNS, encoded by the coding sequence ATGATTGTATTGATTGTTGTGGCATCTTTTTTATTAGCTTCTATTTCGATTATTCAGTTTAAGAATGAAGCTAAAGAATATCATCAGGAACGTCTTGAACGAAAAGAAAATGCCGTAAAAGAACACATTAATTATGTGCTTTCGACAACAACATATCCTCTAAAAACGGCTAATTTGGATTTGATTTTTAAAGACAAAATCCACGAATTAGCACAGATTCACAAAATCGAAATCAATATATACAGCCTTGATGGAAAATTGCTAAAATCTTCTAAAGAATCCTTTGCGGTTGATAAAGTAGCGCCGCCAGTTCCGGATTATATTCTGAAATTAGTGCGTTCTTCAATCGAAAAACGTTTTGTAGATATTAAAACTATCGACGGAGTCAAAAACCGATCTTCTTATAGTTTGATAAAAGACGAGAAATTCAAACCACTCGGAATCTTAAATCTTCCATATCTGGAAGACGACGGTTATTATGATAATGAGTTGAATACTTTCCTGATTCGTCTTAGTCAGGTGTATTCTTTTATGTTGGTTGTGGCTTTTGCATTGGCATATTTTCTTTCGACATATATCACAAAATCACTAAAAACCATTTCAGACAGATTAGAAGAAACCAATCTGGATCAGAAAAACGAAAAAATCGTTTTGGAAGCTAATAGTAAAGAAGTAAACTTCCTGATAAAGGCTTATAACGGAATGGTGGATAAATTAGAAACCAGTGCTATAAAACTTGCCCAAAGTGAGCGTGAAGAAGCTTGGCGCGAAATGGCGAAACAAGTAGCGCACGAAATTAAAAACCCGCTTACGCCGATGAGGTTAACCGTGCAGAGTTTTCAGCGTAAGTTTGATCCAACGGCTCCGGATGTAAAACAGAAATTAAACGATTATTCCGAAACTTTAATTCAGCAAATTGATACGATGACCGCTGTTGCTTCGGCATTTTCGAATTTTGCCTCGATGCCGGCACAACAAAATGAAACCTTAAATGTGGTTGAAGTTGTGGAATTGGCTTTGGATATTTTCAACGAAGATTATATTGTTTTTGAAAGTGAAGAAGAAGAAATCATTTCAAAAATGGATCGTACCCAATTAATACGCGTAATTACCAATTTGGTTAAAAATGCAACACAGGCAATTCCGGAAAGTCAGTTTCATAAATCTATTTTAGTTACTGTAAAACGTAGGAATAATAATGTGGAAATTGCCGTAAAAGACAACGGAATTGGAATTCAAAAACAAGATATCAGCCGAATCTTCGAACCAAAATTCACCACAAAAACCAGTGGAATGGGGCTTGGACTCGGAATTATAAAAAACATCATAGAAAATTACAAAGGAACAATTACCTTTGAATCAACTTACGGAAAAGGAACTACGTTTAGAGTTTCTTTGCCTATCACAAACTCATAA
- a CDS encoding CopD family protein, translated as MEYYNYLKALHLIFVITWFAGLFYIVRLFVYQIEANEKPSPEKEILQAQYKIMTYRLWYIITWPSAILASIFAFSLLYLNPGLIYLDFMQVKFGFVFLLYLYHLKCHQIFKQLQNDEVKYTNNFMRLWNEGATIILFAVVFIIIVKSAINWIFGVIGIFLFSIIIMLGFRFYKRIREKK; from the coding sequence ATGGAATATTATAACTACTTAAAAGCACTGCATCTTATTTTTGTAATAACCTGGTTCGCTGGGTTGTTTTATATTGTGCGTTTGTTTGTATATCAAATTGAAGCCAACGAAAAACCTTCGCCTGAAAAGGAAATTCTACAAGCGCAATACAAAATTATGACCTATCGTTTGTGGTATATTATTACTTGGCCGTCAGCAATTTTGGCGAGTATTTTTGCTTTTTCATTATTATATTTAAATCCGGGTTTGATCTATTTGGATTTTATGCAGGTTAAATTCGGGTTTGTGTTTTTATTGTATTTATATCATTTAAAATGCCATCAAATATTTAAACAGCTGCAGAATGATGAGGTAAAATATACTAACAATTTTATGCGTTTATGGAATGAAGGTGCAACCATTATATTATTTGCTGTCGTATTTATAATTATTGTAAAAAGTGCCATCAACTGGATTTTCGGTGTAATCGGAATCTTTTTATTCTCGATTATCATTATGTTAGGTTTCCGTTTTTATAAAAGAATTAGAGAGAAAAAATAG
- the hemH gene encoding ferrochelatase produces MKGVLLVNLGSPESPTTKDVKPYLDEFLMDKYVIDVPYLLRALLVRGIILRKRPEESAHAYAKIWWDEGSPLVVLSERMQKKVQPLVNVPVSLAMRYGSMTIEKGLQELHDKGVTEVLLFPLYPQYAMASTLTILVKAEEIRKKKFPQMTFTDVPAFYNKPDYIKNLADSIQKHLVGFEYDHLLFSYHGIPERHIRKTDVTKSHCKIDGSCCNTPSPAHDFCYRHQCYETTRQVVKLLGLPADKYSLTFQSRLAGDKWLEPYTDVEIDKMPAKGIKNLAVVTPAFVSDCLETLEEIAMRAKEDFEANGGEEFLAIPCLNDDDEWCETVGNWINDWAKK; encoded by the coding sequence ATGAAAGGCGTATTATTAGTAAACTTAGGATCTCCGGAAAGTCCAACTACAAAAGATGTAAAACCATATTTAGACGAATTTTTAATGGATAAATACGTGATCGATGTTCCGTATTTATTGAGAGCTTTGTTGGTTCGTGGAATTATTTTAAGAAAAAGACCAGAAGAATCAGCTCACGCTTACGCTAAAATTTGGTGGGATGAAGGTTCTCCATTAGTAGTACTTTCTGAAAGAATGCAGAAAAAAGTACAGCCTTTAGTAAATGTTCCGGTTTCGCTGGCAATGCGTTACGGAAGTATGACAATCGAAAAAGGACTTCAGGAATTACATGATAAAGGAGTTACAGAGGTATTACTTTTTCCGTTATATCCGCAATACGCAATGGCTTCGACTTTGACTATTTTAGTGAAAGCAGAAGAAATCCGTAAAAAGAAATTCCCTCAAATGACTTTTACCGATGTTCCTGCGTTTTATAACAAACCGGATTATATCAAGAATTTGGCCGATTCAATTCAGAAACATTTAGTTGGTTTTGAGTATGATCATTTATTATTCTCTTACCACGGAATCCCGGAACGTCATATTCGCAAAACCGATGTGACAAAATCACATTGCAAAATCGATGGTTCTTGTTGTAATACACCTTCACCGGCACATGATTTCTGTTACCGTCACCAATGTTATGAAACAACGAGACAAGTGGTGAAATTATTAGGACTTCCTGCCGATAAATACAGTCTGACTTTTCAGTCACGTTTAGCAGGCGATAAATGGTTGGAACCTTATACTGATGTTGAAATAGACAAAATGCCTGCAAAAGGAATCAAGAATCTTGCGGTTGTTACGCCTGCCTTTGTTTCCGATTGTTTAGAAACTCTGGAAGAAATCGCAATGCGCGCCAAAGAAGATTTTGAAGCAAATGGAGGAGAAGAATTCTTGGCAATTCCGTGTTTGAATGACGATGACGAATGGTGCGAAACTGTTGGAAATTGGATTAATGATTGGGCTAAAAAATAG
- a CDS encoding AraC family transcriptional regulator yields the protein MSSQEIIKIEDDFTLIRFQNDSSEPFFGQHEVGSGLIQFHFGIKGNAKFLFNQGSYALDLKEEKSLLLYNPQKELPLNLELAPNSWVISVIVSIKKFHALFSAEADYITFLSPDNKDKKYYNEGNISPSMAIVLSQLFHYNLHPSIKNLYYKGKGYELLSLYFNRTEDPNAEQCPFLIDEDNVLKIRKAKEIIIANMAEPPGLQELADEIGLNLKKLKMGFKQIYGDTVYGFLFDYKMDFARKLLDSGSYNVNEVGLKIGYSTGSHFIAAFKKKFATTPKKYLMSINTNV from the coding sequence ATGAGTTCTCAGGAAATTATAAAAATTGAAGACGACTTTACGCTAATCCGTTTTCAAAACGATAGTTCTGAACCATTTTTTGGACAGCACGAAGTAGGTAGTGGTCTGATACAGTTCCACTTCGGGATAAAAGGCAATGCTAAATTTTTATTCAATCAAGGCAGTTATGCTTTAGATTTAAAAGAAGAAAAATCGTTGCTTTTGTATAATCCGCAGAAAGAATTGCCGCTTAATTTAGAGTTGGCTCCAAACTCGTGGGTGATCTCTGTAATTGTTTCGATTAAGAAATTTCACGCGTTGTTTTCTGCCGAAGCAGATTATATTACTTTTTTAAGTCCTGATAATAAGGACAAAAAATATTATAATGAAGGAAATATTAGTCCTTCTATGGCTATTGTGTTAAGTCAACTGTTTCATTACAACCTTCATCCATCGATAAAAAACCTTTATTATAAAGGAAAAGGATATGAATTATTGAGTTTATATTTTAACAGAACCGAGGATCCAAACGCAGAACAATGTCCGTTTTTGATTGATGAAGATAACGTTCTGAAAATAAGAAAAGCCAAAGAAATCATCATCGCAAATATGGCTGAACCGCCGGGATTGCAAGAATTGGCAGATGAAATTGGTTTGAATTTAAAGAAACTCAAAATGGGTTTCAAACAAATTTACGGCGATACGGTTTATGGTTTTCTATTTGATTATAAAATGGATTTCGCCCGAAAACTATTAGACAGCGGATCTTATAATGTAAACGAAGTTGGGTTGAAAATTGGTTACAGCACAGGAAGTCATTTTATTGCGGCTTTCAAGAAAAAATTTGCTACGACTCCAAAGAAATATCTAATGTCGATTAATACTAATGTATAA
- the hemA gene encoding glutamyl-tRNA reductase codes for MENNNVPKHLYFYSVGLSYKKADAEVRGQFSLDAVAKTRLLEQAKTEGIESLIVTSTCNRTEIYGFAEHPFQLIKLICDNSNGSVDAFQKVGFVYKNQEAINHLFRVGTGLDSQILGDFEIISQIKTSFAHSKSLGLANAFLERLVNAVIQASKKIKNETEISSGATSVSFASVQYIIKNVEDIGNKNILLFGTGKIGRNTCENLVKHTKNEHITLINRTKDKAEKLAGKLNLVVKDYSELHLELQKADVVVVATGAQNPTVDKAILNLKKPLLILDLSIPKNVHENVEDLEGVTLIHMDYLSQLTDETLENRKLHIPAAEAIIEEVKEEFVTWTKGRKFAPTINALKEKLNEIKVSELDFQSRKIADFNEAQAEIISNRIIQKITTHFANHLKDDDTMVDESIEWIEKVFKIKAS; via the coding sequence ATGGAAAACAATAACGTACCGAAACACCTATATTTTTACTCCGTTGGATTGAGTTATAAAAAAGCTGATGCTGAGGTCAGAGGTCAATTTAGTTTGGATGCAGTTGCCAAAACGCGTTTACTGGAACAAGCTAAAACAGAAGGAATAGAAAGCTTAATTGTCACTTCGACTTGCAACAGAACCGAGATCTATGGTTTTGCTGAACACCCTTTTCAATTAATAAAGCTAATTTGCGATAATAGCAATGGATCCGTGGATGCTTTTCAGAAAGTAGGATTCGTTTATAAAAATCAAGAAGCGATTAATCATTTATTTCGCGTAGGAACTGGTTTAGACAGTCAGATCTTAGGTGACTTTGAAATTATATCTCAAATAAAAACCAGTTTTGCACATTCAAAATCTTTAGGTTTAGCGAATGCTTTCTTAGAAAGATTAGTGAATGCAGTGATTCAGGCGAGCAAGAAAATCAAAAACGAAACTGAAATCAGTTCAGGCGCAACTTCGGTTTCTTTTGCATCAGTACAATACATTATAAAAAATGTAGAAGATATTGGTAATAAAAATATTTTACTTTTTGGAACAGGAAAAATCGGAAGAAATACTTGCGAAAATCTTGTAAAACATACTAAAAACGAACATATTACTTTAATAAACAGAACGAAAGACAAAGCTGAGAAATTAGCCGGAAAACTAAATCTGGTTGTTAAAGATTATTCAGAATTGCATCTTGAACTTCAAAAAGCCGATGTTGTAGTTGTCGCTACAGGCGCACAAAACCCAACGGTTGACAAAGCAATTCTAAATCTAAAAAAACCTTTATTGATTTTAGATTTGTCTATTCCAAAAAACGTACACGAAAACGTAGAGGATTTAGAAGGCGTAACTTTAATTCACATGGATTATTTGTCGCAATTGACAGATGAAACTCTTGAAAACAGAAAATTACACATTCCTGCTGCCGAAGCTATAATCGAAGAAGTAAAAGAGGAATTCGTTACCTGGACAAAAGGAAGAAAATTTGCTCCAACAATAAATGCTTTAAAAGAAAAACTAAACGAGATTAAAGTTTCGGAATTAGATTTTCAAAGCAGAAAAATTGCAGATTTTAATGAAGCTCAAGCTGAAATTATCAGTAACAGAATCATCCAGAAAATCACTACACATTTCGCAAATCATTTAAAAGACGACGATACCATGGTTGATGAAAGCATCGAATGGATCGAAAAAGTCTTTAAGATAAAAGCATCTTAA
- the hemC gene encoding hydroxymethylbilane synthase, with amino-acid sequence MAEKTIRIGTRDSELALWQAHTVEKKLNDLGYKTSIVAVKSQGDIILDKPLYELGITGIFTKTLDIAMINGDIDIAVHSMKDVPTALPKGIVQAAVLERANVLDILVHKGNPDFANPSTIATGSLRRQAQWFNKYPNHTVVDLRGNVNTRMQKLQDNNWDGAVFAAAGLERINLKPGNYIDLDWMIPAPAQGAMLVVAMENDNYTLDALSQLNHIETEICTYIERQFLRTLEGGCTAPIGALVNYNEDEDTLHFQGVLLSVDGKQKLEVNKTVDISEWKKLGFFAAQEILNNGGAELMASIKESLKK; translated from the coding sequence ATGGCAGAAAAAACAATCAGAATTGGAACTCGCGATAGCGAACTAGCACTTTGGCAAGCACATACTGTCGAGAAAAAACTGAATGACTTAGGTTATAAAACTTCAATTGTTGCGGTAAAATCTCAAGGCGATATTATTCTTGACAAACCTCTTTATGAACTTGGCATTACAGGAATTTTTACAAAAACCTTAGATATTGCCATGATCAATGGTGACATTGATATTGCAGTGCATTCCATGAAAGATGTTCCAACTGCTTTACCAAAAGGAATTGTACAAGCTGCGGTTTTAGAAAGAGCCAATGTTCTGGACATTTTAGTTCACAAAGGAAATCCTGATTTTGCAAATCCAAGTACAATTGCTACTGGAAGTTTACGTCGTCAAGCGCAATGGTTCAACAAATATCCAAATCATACTGTTGTTGATTTACGTGGAAACGTAAACACTCGTATGCAAAAACTACAAGACAATAATTGGGATGGAGCTGTTTTTGCCGCTGCAGGTTTAGAGCGCATTAACTTAAAACCCGGAAATTATATAGATCTTGATTGGATGATTCCAGCACCGGCACAAGGTGCAATGCTTGTTGTGGCAATGGAAAATGACAATTATACTTTAGACGCACTTTCGCAATTAAACCATATCGAAACTGAAATTTGTACCTATATCGAACGTCAATTTCTAAGAACGCTGGAAGGCGGTTGTACCGCGCCAATCGGGGCTTTGGTTAATTATAATGAAGACGAAGACACTTTACATTTTCAAGGAGTTTTACTTTCTGTTGATGGAAAACAAAAACTAGAAGTAAACAAAACGGTTGACATTTCTGAATGGAAAAAACTAGGTTTCTTCGCTGCTCAGGAAATTCTGAACAATGGTGGAGCCGAATTGATGGCATCTATTAAAGAATCTTTAAAAAAATAA
- a CDS encoding uroporphyrinogen-III synthase — translation MSKSIQILSTKKLSGEQKQALVKANIEVIEADFIQTQNKPFELKDLNENLIFTSQNAVQSILSNPKVEELKSKNVFCVGLKTKILLSESGFNVVAYTGYASDLAEIITLIYRNESYTFFSGNLRRETLPKALKDAEVKFNEIQVYDTSLTPQKIKNAVDGILFFSPSGVESYLKDNTIKKETCFCIGETTAEALHKITKNIIIADQPTVEDVIEDVITEYK, via the coding sequence ATGAGTAAATCAATTCAAATATTATCTACAAAAAAGCTATCGGGCGAACAAAAACAAGCATTGGTAAAAGCCAATATTGAAGTTATCGAAGCTGACTTTATTCAAACTCAAAACAAACCTTTCGAATTAAAAGACCTCAACGAAAATCTGATTTTTACAAGTCAGAATGCCGTTCAAAGCATTTTATCAAATCCAAAAGTCGAAGAATTAAAAAGCAAAAATGTGTTTTGCGTTGGACTAAAAACCAAAATTCTTTTATCTGAAAGTGGATTTAATGTTGTGGCTTACACAGGTTACGCTTCTGATTTGGCTGAAATTATCACCTTAATTTACCGCAACGAAAGCTATACTTTTTTCAGTGGAAATCTTCGTAGAGAAACATTACCAAAAGCATTAAAAGACGCCGAAGTAAAATTTAATGAGATTCAGGTTTATGATACGTCATTGACACCTCAGAAAATAAAAAATGCAGTTGATGGAATCTTATTTTTCAGTCCTTCTGGCGTTGAAAGTTATTTGAAAGATAATACTATAAAGAAAGAAACCTGTTTTTGCATTGGAGAAACCACTGCAGAAGCTTTACATAAAATTACAAAAAACATCATCATTGCAGATCAGCCAACAGTTGAAGACGTAATCGAAGATGTAATTACTGAATATAAATAA
- the hemE gene encoding uroporphyrinogen decarboxylase, which translates to MLKNDLFLKALKGETVQRPPVWMMRQAGRYLPEFIALRDKYDFFTRCQTPELAAEITVQPIRRIAPDAAILFSDILVVPQAMGIEVLMKENFGPFLPNPIRSLADVHRVYVPDIQESLGYVMDAIKLTKEMLNDEVPLIGFAGSPWTIFCYAVEGKGSKSFDTAKGFCFSNPAAAHTLLQKITDTTILYLKEKVKAGVDAVQIFDSWGGMLSPVDYQEFSWKYINQIVEALADHAPVIVFGKGCWFALGEMGKSRASALGVDWTCSARNARYLSGGNITLQGNFDPSRLLSPIPTIKKMVHEMIDEFGKDKYVVNLGHGILPNIPVDHAKAFIDAVKEYGN; encoded by the coding sequence ATGTTAAAAAACGACCTATTTTTAAAAGCATTAAAAGGAGAAACTGTTCAACGTCCGCCAGTATGGATGATGCGTCAAGCCGGAAGATATTTACCGGAATTTATCGCTTTGCGTGATAAATATGATTTCTTCACACGTTGTCAAACTCCGGAATTGGCTGCTGAAATCACGGTTCAACCAATTCGTAGAATTGCTCCGGATGCAGCGATTTTATTCTCAGATATTCTGGTTGTTCCACAAGCAATGGGAATCGAAGTTTTAATGAAAGAAAATTTTGGTCCGTTTTTACCAAACCCAATTCGTTCGCTTGCTGACGTTCATAGAGTTTATGTTCCGGATATTCAGGAAAGTTTAGGTTATGTGATGGATGCCATTAAATTGACTAAAGAAATGCTGAACGACGAAGTACCGTTAATTGGTTTCGCTGGTTCGCCTTGGACAATTTTCTGTTATGCTGTTGAAGGAAAAGGTTCTAAAAGTTTTGATACTGCAAAAGGTTTCTGTTTCTCAAATCCAGCTGCAGCGCATACTTTATTACAAAAAATTACAGATACTACTATTTTATACTTAAAAGAAAAAGTAAAAGCTGGTGTTGATGCAGTTCAGATTTTTGATTCTTGGGGAGGAATGCTTTCTCCGGTTGATTATCAGGAATTCTCATGGAAATACATCAACCAAATCGTTGAAGCTTTGGCTGATCACGCTCCGGTTATCGTTTTCGGAAAAGGATGTTGGTTTGCTCTTGGCGAAATGGGTAAAAGTAGAGCTTCGGCACTTGGTGTAGACTGGACATGTTCGGCTAGAAATGCTCGTTATTTATCTGGTGGAAATATTACTTTACAAGGAAATTTCGATCCGTCAAGATTACTTTCTCCAATTCCAACTATTAAAAAGATGGTTCACGAAATGATCGATGAATTCGGAAAAGATAAATATGTTGTAAATTTAGGTCACGGAATTTTACCAAATATCCCTGTAGATCACGCAAAAGCGTTTATTGACGCGGTTAAGGAATACGGGAATTAG
- a CDS encoding GNAT family N-acetyltransferase, with product MDIIDWKIESISNILPEEFYYLIEKNKKHIEKTFPVTLSYCEDLEKTRKFIAFNQDKENHKEGYYFYARDIKTNTLIGYLCIKSIDTNKAKCELGYFVDEDFQGKGITSKLVSETLDFCFNTLKMNKVFICTSKINKASQQIALKHHFIQEGILRDEFKNGDGTLEDVVYFGLLKSEYNNNER from the coding sequence ATGGATATCATCGATTGGAAAATAGAATCAATTAGCAATATTCTTCCGGAAGAGTTTTATTACCTCATCGAAAAGAATAAAAAACACATTGAAAAAACTTTCCCGGTGACTCTTTCTTATTGTGAAGATCTGGAAAAAACAAGAAAATTTATTGCCTTCAACCAAGATAAAGAAAACCATAAAGAAGGATATTATTTCTATGCAAGAGATATAAAAACCAATACTTTAATTGGTTATTTATGTATAAAAAGCATTGATACGAATAAAGCAAAATGTGAATTGGGTTATTTTGTTGATGAAGATTTTCAAGGAAAAGGAATTACTTCAAAGTTGGTTTCTGAAACTTTAGACTTTTGTTTCAATACTTTAAAAATGAACAAAGTTTTTATTTGTACTTCAAAAATCAATAAAGCAAGTCAGCAAATTGCTTTGAAACATCATTTTATACAAGAAGGAATTTTAAGAGACGAATTCAAAAATGGCGACGGAACATTAGAAGATGTCGTTTACTTTGGGTTGCTTAAATCTGAATATAATAACAATGAAAGATAA
- the hemF gene encoding oxygen-dependent coproporphyrinogen oxidase, producing the protein MKDKFYAYIQKLQDQICAGLEAVDGTAKFREDLWKRPEGGGGRTRVIENGAVFEKGGVNISAVHGKLPEAMQKMFAVGEADFFACGLSLVLHPKNPMVPTVHANWRYFEMYDESGKVIEQWFGGGQDLTPYYLFEEDAKHFHQTCKTACDKHNPEFYPKYKKQCDAYFWNAHRNEARGIGGLFFDYCKASETMSMEDWYNFVTEVGNSFLEAYVPIVEKRKNLEYTPANRNWQEIRRGRYVEFNLVHDKGTLFGLKTNGRIESILMSLPPHVQWVYDHHAEAGSQEEKLVNVLENPVDWVQ; encoded by the coding sequence ATGAAAGATAAATTTTACGCATACATACAAAAATTACAAGATCAGATTTGCGCCGGATTAGAAGCCGTTGACGGAACAGCAAAATTCCGTGAAGATCTTTGGAAACGTCCAGAAGGTGGCGGCGGAAGAACACGTGTTATTGAAAACGGTGCTGTTTTCGAAAAAGGCGGCGTAAACATTTCAGCCGTACATGGAAAACTTCCAGAAGCGATGCAAAAAATGTTTGCCGTTGGCGAAGCAGATTTTTTTGCTTGTGGATTAAGTTTGGTTTTACATCCTAAGAACCCGATGGTTCCTACTGTGCACGCTAATTGGCGATATTTCGAAATGTATGATGAATCTGGAAAAGTGATTGAACAATGGTTTGGTGGTGGACAAGATTTAACGCCTTATTATTTGTTTGAAGAAGATGCAAAACACTTTCATCAAACGTGTAAAACTGCTTGCGACAAACACAATCCGGAATTTTATCCAAAATATAAAAAACAATGTGACGCTTATTTCTGGAATGCGCATAGAAACGAAGCACGCGGAATTGGCGGTTTGTTCTTTGATTATTGCAAAGCAAGCGAAACAATGTCAATGGAAGATTGGTACAACTTTGTAACCGAAGTTGGAAATAGTTTCCTTGAAGCTTATGTGCCAATTGTAGAAAAAAGAAAAAATTTAGAATATACTCCGGCAAACAGAAACTGGCAGGAAATTCGTCGTGGCCGTTATGTTGAGTTTAATCTGGTTCATGACAAAGGAACTTTGTTTGGTTTAAAAACCAACGGAAGAATTGAGAGCATTTTGATGAGTTTACCACCACATGTGCAATGGGTTTACGATCATCATGCAGAAGCAGGAAGTCAAGAAGAAAAATTAGTAAATGTGCTAGAAAATCCTGTTGATTGGGTTCAATAA
- the tnpA gene encoding IS200/IS605 family transposase, giving the protein MANTYSQLYIHIVFAVKGRQNLISTVWKDEVYKYITGIVTNKEQKLIVINGMPDHVHILIGLKPNKSISDLVRDIKANSSKFINDKKWVNGKFEWQTGFGAFSYSHSQLTNVIKYIRNQEEHHKTKTFKEEYIEFLKLFDVDFKNEYLFEEV; this is encoded by the coding sequence ATGGCAAATACCTATTCGCAATTGTATATTCATATTGTTTTCGCTGTTAAAGGCAGACAAAATTTAATTTCAACCGTTTGGAAAGATGAAGTTTATAAATATATTACAGGAATTGTTACAAATAAAGAGCAAAAATTAATTGTCATTAATGGAATGCCAGATCACGTCCATATTTTAATTGGTTTAAAACCTAACAAATCCATATCTGATTTAGTTAGAGATATAAAGGCTAATTCATCTAAATTTATAAATGATAAAAAGTGGGTTAATGGTAAATTTGAATGGCAAACCGGATTTGGAGCCTTTTCTTATAGTCATTCTCAATTAACGAATGTTATAAAATATATTCGTAATCAAGAAGAACATCATAAAACAAAAACATTCAAAGAAGAATATATTGAATTTTTGAAATTATTTGATGTTGACTTTAAAAATGAATATTTGTTTGAGGAGGTTTAA